In a single window of the Azospirillum sp. B510 genome:
- a CDS encoding aromatic ring-hydroxylating dioxygenase subunit alpha: MNAWYAAAYDVELRRELLPRTICGKKLVLYRRSDDSVTALEDACWHRLLPLSKGRLEGDNLVCGYHGLVFNPEGRCVGMPSQETINPSACVRRYPVVERHRFAWVWMGDPALADPAKIPDMHWNHDPAWAGDGRLIRVKCDYRLVLDNLMDLTHETFVHSSSIGNRAVAEAPFETTHNDRFVTVTRWMRDIEAPPFWAKQLGKPGNVDRWQIIRFEAPCTITIDVGVAPTGTGAPEGDRSQGVNGFVLNTITPETEKTCHYFWAFCRNYKLGEQRLTAELRDGVTRIFGEDEIILEAQQQAIDDNPDRAFYNLNIDAGAMWSRRLIDRMVQMERGGAPSALRSAAE; encoded by the coding sequence ATGAATGCGTGGTACGCCGCGGCCTATGACGTGGAGCTGCGGCGGGAACTGCTGCCGCGCACCATCTGCGGCAAGAAGCTGGTGCTTTACCGCCGGTCCGACGATAGCGTCACGGCGCTGGAGGATGCCTGCTGGCATCGGCTGCTGCCGCTGTCCAAGGGACGCCTGGAGGGCGACAATCTCGTCTGCGGCTATCACGGCCTGGTCTTCAATCCGGAGGGCCGCTGTGTCGGCATGCCGTCGCAGGAGACGATCAACCCGTCGGCCTGCGTCCGGCGCTATCCGGTGGTGGAACGCCACCGCTTCGCCTGGGTGTGGATGGGTGATCCGGCGCTCGCCGATCCGGCCAAGATCCCGGACATGCATTGGAACCATGATCCGGCCTGGGCCGGCGACGGCCGGCTGATCCGGGTGAAGTGCGACTACCGTCTGGTTCTCGACAATCTCATGGACCTGACGCACGAGACCTTCGTGCATTCCTCCAGCATCGGCAACCGCGCGGTGGCCGAGGCGCCGTTCGAGACGACGCACAACGACCGCTTCGTCACGGTGACGCGCTGGATGCGCGACATCGAGGCGCCGCCCTTCTGGGCCAAGCAGCTTGGCAAGCCCGGCAATGTCGACCGCTGGCAAATCATCCGCTTCGAGGCGCCCTGCACCATCACCATCGATGTCGGCGTCGCCCCCACCGGAACCGGCGCGCCGGAAGGCGACCGTTCGCAGGGGGTGAACGGCTTCGTGCTGAACACCATCACCCCGGAGACCGAGAAGACCTGCCATTATTTCTGGGCCTTCTGCCGCAACTACAAGCTGGGGGAACAGCGGCTGACGGCGGAACTGCGCGACGGCGTGACCCGCATTTTCGGCGAGGACGAGATCATCCTGGAGGCGCAGCAGCAGGCGATCGACGACAATCCCGACCGCGCCTTCTACAATCTGAACATCGATGCCGGCGCCATGTGGTCGCGGCGCCTGATCGACCGCATGGTCCAGATGGAGCGCGGCGGCGCCCCGTCGGCGCTCCGTTCGGCGGCGGAATAG
- a CDS encoding MarR family winged helix-turn-helix transcriptional regulator: MADAVRKSPRKQGEDKLPAKATAEEDAGAVDLGILGESVGFLLKRAQMAVFADFIETFAPLDLRPAQFSVLVIIGRNPGLKQSQVSAALNIKRTNFVPLLDSLEERGLVARKLAIGDRRSHALHLTAKGSALLAELHRLWADHERRICEQIGADGRDQLLRLLGGVITAGNGSAPPDDADEAEAAPARKRGRRKSE, translated from the coding sequence ATGGCCGACGCCGTCCGCAAATCCCCCCGCAAGCAGGGCGAGGACAAGCTCCCTGCCAAAGCCACTGCCGAGGAGGATGCGGGGGCGGTCGATCTCGGAATTCTCGGCGAGTCGGTGGGGTTTCTGCTGAAGCGGGCACAGATGGCGGTGTTCGCCGACTTCATCGAGACCTTCGCCCCGCTCGATCTGCGGCCGGCGCAATTCTCGGTTCTGGTGATCATCGGCCGCAATCCCGGCCTGAAACAGTCGCAGGTCAGCGCCGCGCTGAACATCAAGCGCACCAACTTCGTCCCGCTGCTCGATTCGCTGGAGGAGCGCGGGTTGGTGGCCCGCAAGCTGGCGATCGGCGACCGCCGCTCCCACGCCCTGCATCTGACCGCCAAGGGCTCGGCGCTGCTGGCGGAGCTGCACCGGCTGTGGGCCGACCATGAACGCCGCATCTGCGAGCAGATCGGGGCGGACGGGCGTGACCAGCTGCTGCGCCTGCTCGGCGGCGTGATCACCGCCGGAAACGGTTCGGCCCCGCCCGACGATGCGGACGAGGCCGAGGCCGCTCCCGCCAGGAAACGGGGAAGACGGAAGAGCGAGTGA
- a CDS encoding PDR/VanB family oxidoreductase, whose translation MRFAIDWQDARLRAVRDLAPDIRLFEIEPAISARTAAPGSHISVTVAIDGRTDTRCYSLIGDAADGLYRIAVKRLPESRGGSAYMWTLEPGARLRISAPQNLFELALDRPDYLLIAGGIGITPIHGMALALAARGARLRLLYACRKRAELAFADELGDRLGDRLETFVDEEGQRMDLAAAIAGLAPDGELYLCGPIGLMEAVRRQWREAGRPMERLRFESFGNSGRYAPESFTVHIPRLGKSVTVPENRSMLDALEAAGVELLSDCRRGECGLCAVDILGVEGEVDHRDVFFSEQQQAENHRLCACVSRVASVGGGVGRGGAITIDTARRD comes from the coding sequence ATGCGCTTCGCCATCGATTGGCAGGATGCCCGGCTGCGCGCGGTGCGCGATCTGGCGCCCGACATCCGCCTGTTTGAAATCGAACCCGCCATCTCGGCCAGGACGGCCGCCCCAGGCAGCCACATCAGCGTGACCGTCGCCATCGACGGGCGGACCGACACCCGCTGCTATTCGCTGATCGGCGACGCCGCCGACGGGCTGTACCGGATCGCCGTCAAGCGGCTGCCGGAAAGCCGCGGCGGCTCGGCCTACATGTGGACGCTGGAGCCGGGGGCGCGGCTGCGAATCTCCGCCCCGCAGAACCTGTTCGAGCTGGCGCTGGACCGCCCCGACTATCTGCTGATCGCCGGCGGCATCGGCATCACGCCGATCCACGGCATGGCGCTGGCCCTGGCCGCGCGCGGCGCGCGTCTGCGCCTGCTCTACGCCTGCCGCAAACGGGCGGAGCTGGCCTTCGCCGACGAGCTGGGCGACCGGCTGGGCGACCGGCTGGAGACCTTCGTCGACGAGGAGGGGCAGCGCATGGATCTGGCCGCCGCCATCGCCGGGCTGGCGCCGGATGGCGAGCTTTATCTTTGCGGCCCGATCGGCCTGATGGAGGCGGTGCGCCGCCAGTGGCGCGAAGCCGGGCGGCCGATGGAGCGGCTGCGCTTCGAATCCTTCGGCAACAGCGGGCGCTACGCGCCGGAGTCCTTCACCGTCCACATCCCGCGCCTGGGCAAGAGCGTGACGGTGCCGGAGAACCGCTCGATGCTCGACGCGCTGGAGGCGGCGGGGGTGGAGCTGCTGTCCGACTGCCGGCGCGGCGAATGCGGCCTGTGCGCGGTGGACATCCTCGGCGTCGAGGGCGAGGTCGATCATCGCGACGTGTTCTTCAGCGAGCAGCAGCAGGCGGAAAATCACCGGCTATGCGCCTGCGTCTCCCGGGTGGCCAGCGTTGGCGGCGGCGTTGGCAGGGGCGGCGCCATCACCATCGACACCGCCCGCCGCGACTGA
- a CDS encoding aldehyde dehydrogenase family protein has product MVDTTRFYIDGKWVQPRGSRLIDVINPATEEAVTQVALGTSTDVDLAVAAARKAFESFSRTTPAERIDLLSAILAVYQRRIEEFGDAIRQEMGAPQGFACQVQAGIGVAHLAQTIETARSFPFEEDRGFQRILREPVGVVGLITPWNWPINQITCKVGPAIAAGCTMVLKPSELAPLSAALFAEVIHEAGVPAGVFNLVHGDGPEVGQAISAHPDIDMVSFTGSTRAGIAVAKMAADTVKRVTQELGGKSPNIILADADLAKAVTRGVERCFGNSGQSCNAPTRMLVPEALYEQVAELAKQAAAKAVVGDPLDPATTHGPVSNGNQFRKIQSLIETGIAEGAELLVGGPGRPEGLERGYFVRPTIFGRVTPDMTIAREEIFGPVLSIITYKDEEEAIRIANDTVYGLAGYVQSGDPAHGAAVARRLRAGTIYVNDPAWSAAVPFGGYGQSGNGREYAEFGLAEFVEIKGVVGA; this is encoded by the coding sequence ATGGTTGATACCACCCGGTTCTACATCGACGGCAAGTGGGTGCAGCCGCGAGGCTCCCGTCTGATCGATGTGATCAATCCGGCGACGGAAGAGGCCGTCACCCAGGTGGCGCTCGGCACCTCGACCGATGTCGATCTCGCGGTCGCCGCGGCCCGCAAGGCCTTCGAGAGCTTCTCCCGGACCACGCCCGCCGAGCGCATCGACCTGCTCTCCGCCATCCTCGCCGTCTACCAGCGCCGCATCGAGGAATTCGGCGACGCCATCCGGCAGGAGATGGGGGCGCCGCAGGGCTTCGCCTGCCAGGTCCAGGCCGGCATCGGCGTCGCCCATCTGGCCCAGACGATCGAAACCGCCCGCAGCTTCCCCTTCGAGGAGGATCGCGGTTTCCAGCGCATCCTGCGCGAGCCGGTCGGCGTCGTCGGCCTGATCACCCCGTGGAACTGGCCGATCAACCAGATCACCTGCAAGGTGGGGCCGGCGATCGCCGCCGGCTGCACCATGGTGCTGAAGCCCAGCGAGCTGGCGCCGCTCAGCGCCGCCCTGTTCGCCGAAGTGATCCACGAGGCCGGCGTGCCGGCCGGCGTGTTCAATCTGGTCCATGGCGACGGGCCGGAGGTCGGGCAGGCGATCTCCGCCCATCCGGACATCGACATGGTGTCCTTCACCGGTTCGACCCGCGCCGGCATCGCGGTGGCGAAGATGGCGGCCGACACCGTCAAGCGCGTCACCCAGGAGCTGGGCGGCAAGTCGCCCAACATCATCCTGGCCGACGCCGATCTGGCCAAGGCGGTGACCCGCGGTGTCGAGCGCTGCTTCGGCAACAGCGGCCAGTCCTGCAACGCGCCCACCCGCATGCTGGTGCCGGAAGCGCTCTATGAGCAGGTCGCCGAACTGGCGAAGCAGGCGGCGGCGAAGGCGGTGGTCGGCGATCCGCTCGACCCGGCGACCACCCATGGCCCGGTGTCGAACGGCAACCAGTTCCGCAAGATCCAGAGCCTGATCGAAACCGGCATCGCCGAGGGGGCCGAACTGCTGGTCGGCGGCCCCGGCCGGCCGGAGGGGCTGGAACGCGGTTATTTCGTCCGCCCGACCATCTTCGGCCGCGTCACGCCCGACATGACCATCGCGCGCGAGGAGATCTTCGGGCCGGTGCTGTCGATCATCACCTACAAGGACGAGGAGGAGGCGATCCGCATCGCCAACGACACCGTCTATGGTCTGGCCGGCTATGTGCAGTCCGGCGACCCGGCCCATGGCGCGGCGGTGGCGCGGCGGCTGCGCGCCGGCACCATCTATGTCAACGATCCGGCCTGGTCGGCCGCCGTTCCCTTCGGCGGTTACGGCCAGTCGGGCAATGGCCGCGAATATGCCGAGTTCGGGCTGGCCGAGTTCGTCGAGATCAAGGGCGTGGTCGGCGCCTGA
- a CDS encoding GntR family transcriptional regulator, with amino-acid sequence MEEQPRNSQTVRTLLQLRELILNGELSPGERVSELGIVDRLGVSRTPVRVALVRLEEEGLVDCLPTGGFVVRAFSEADIADAIQLRGVLEGMAAQRAAERRLDRGALAGLRGIVAELDGLVRQPALSIADFSDYVRLNDRFHGELLSLADSPVLRRSLERVLSLPFASPGAFVRVQAELPESREILVIAQEHHRAILDAIENGEAARADHLAREHSRLARRNLENAVKNQRQLDRVPGASLIRLRGA; translated from the coding sequence ATGGAGGAGCAGCCCCGCAACTCGCAGACCGTCCGTACGCTGCTGCAACTCCGCGAGCTGATCCTGAACGGCGAGCTCAGTCCGGGGGAACGGGTGTCGGAGCTGGGCATCGTCGACCGGCTGGGGGTGTCGCGCACCCCGGTCCGGGTGGCGCTGGTCCGGCTGGAGGAGGAGGGACTGGTCGATTGCCTGCCGACCGGCGGCTTCGTCGTCCGCGCCTTCAGCGAGGCCGACATCGCCGACGCCATCCAGCTGCGCGGCGTGCTGGAGGGCATGGCGGCGCAGCGGGCGGCCGAACGCCGGCTGGACCGCGGGGCCCTGGCCGGACTGCGCGGCATCGTCGCCGAGCTGGACGGGTTGGTCCGGCAACCGGCGCTGAGCATCGCCGACTTCTCCGACTATGTCCGTCTCAACGACCGCTTCCATGGCGAGCTTCTGTCCTTGGCCGACAGCCCGGTGCTGCGGCGGTCGCTGGAGCGGGTGCTGTCGCTGCCCTTCGCCTCGCCGGGCGCCTTCGTCCGGGTCCAGGCGGAGCTGCCGGAGTCCCGCGAGATCCTGGTGATCGCGCAGGAGCATCACCGCGCCATCCTCGACGCCATCGAGAATGGCGAGGCGGCCCGCGCCGACCATCTGGCGCGCGAGCATTCCCGTCTGGCCCGCCGCAACCTTGAAAACGCCGTGAAGAACCAGCGCCAGCTCGACCGGGTTCCGGGGGCCTCCCTGATCCGGCTGCGCGGCGCCTGA
- a CDS encoding alginate export family protein: MCNALRVAPRIGARVFKPACLAGTALLALTAAAHADVTLHEQNGVTLEGGLTAGLGAISVKNANLGAGVTTPSGKNQKDRNWVEGYVAPSLKLTYATESVGTLYSGVRAVSSGTGGDGDAGGFTQGRQGRTDLDNLYVGWKSGDLLSSLGKDAIDLAYGRQNFAIGDSFIIGDGTLDSQRQGSYWLGPRRGWNTGTAVAKFDIAPVHADLFRLKSDKNSNTDVIYGGNLEWRFGAEGKSSLGASYMRIDESKLATRKGMDIYNLRALGVTIPSVPGLTLSAEYVKEHNNRAGAQLDASAWYGEAAYTFADVTWTPRASYRYSQFSGDNPGTAKSEAFDPLHLGAPRWGSWLQGEINGQYFPTSNSNVKVHNVQFAVQPTETLTLTALLYDFRFDRKPAGVTSSHVGNEINLAADWAATPNLLVSAAVGQFFAGDGGKQLLRGRKDSTVFEVAAIFTY, encoded by the coding sequence ATGTGCAACGCCCTGCGCGTCGCGCCACGGATCGGTGCGCGCGTTTTCAAGCCCGCCTGCCTCGCCGGCACCGCCCTTCTGGCGCTGACCGCCGCCGCGCATGCCGACGTGACGCTCCATGAGCAGAACGGCGTCACGCTCGAAGGCGGCCTGACCGCCGGTCTCGGCGCCATCAGCGTCAAGAACGCCAATCTCGGCGCCGGCGTGACCACGCCCAGCGGTAAGAACCAGAAGGACCGCAACTGGGTCGAAGGCTATGTCGCTCCCAGCCTGAAGCTGACCTATGCCACCGAAAGCGTCGGCACCCTCTACAGCGGCGTGCGCGCGGTGTCGAGCGGGACGGGCGGCGACGGCGATGCCGGCGGCTTCACCCAGGGCCGCCAGGGGCGCACCGACCTCGACAACCTCTATGTCGGCTGGAAGAGCGGCGATCTGCTGTCCAGCCTGGGCAAGGACGCCATCGATCTGGCCTATGGCCGCCAGAATTTCGCCATCGGCGACAGCTTCATCATCGGCGACGGCACGCTGGATTCGCAGCGGCAGGGCAGCTATTGGCTCGGGCCGCGCCGCGGCTGGAACACCGGCACAGCCGTCGCCAAGTTCGACATCGCGCCGGTCCATGCCGACCTGTTCCGCCTGAAGAGCGACAAGAACAGCAACACCGACGTCATCTATGGCGGCAATCTGGAATGGCGCTTCGGCGCGGAGGGCAAAAGCTCGCTCGGCGCCTCCTACATGCGCATCGACGAGTCGAAGCTGGCGACCCGCAAGGGCATGGACATCTACAATCTCCGCGCGCTCGGCGTCACCATCCCGTCGGTTCCGGGCCTGACCCTGTCGGCTGAATATGTGAAGGAGCACAACAACCGCGCCGGCGCCCAGCTGGACGCGTCGGCCTGGTACGGCGAGGCCGCCTACACCTTCGCCGATGTGACCTGGACGCCGCGCGCCAGCTACCGCTACAGCCAGTTCAGCGGCGACAATCCGGGAACGGCCAAGAGCGAGGCGTTCGACCCGCTGCATCTCGGCGCCCCGCGCTGGGGCAGCTGGTTGCAGGGCGAGATCAACGGCCAGTATTTCCCAACCTCCAACAGCAATGTGAAGGTCCACAATGTCCAGTTCGCCGTCCAGCCGACCGAGACGCTGACGCTGACCGCGCTGCTGTATGATTTCCGCTTCGACCGCAAGCCGGCCGGCGTCACCAGCAGCCATGTCGGCAACGAGATCAACCTCGCGGCCGATTGGGCGGCGACGCCCAACCTGCTGGTCTCGGCGGCGGTCGGCCAGTTCTTCGCCGGGGACGGCGGCAAGCAGCTGCTGCGCGGCCGCAAGGACAGCACCGTCTTCGAAGTGGCGGCGATCTTCACCTATTGA